Genomic window (Equus asinus isolate D_3611 breed Donkey chromosome 13, EquAss-T2T_v2, whole genome shotgun sequence):
AGGTACCCTACCCAGGACAGCCCCCAGGCAGCAGCTGGAGATACCCAAATGTTAATCACCAATTAGCACAGTTCAGGTGGAAAGGACAACTTTATTACGTGTCAAATGGACTTAATGTGGCGGGAGCTGTGGGCTTAATTTCTTGAGATAAGATGCTTTTAGGCTAATCAGCAGGTCAGTGATGCCTGGATATAAAGGAGCAGCAGCAGACTTTCTTGAGACGGACTCTGAAGGGCCAGAAGGTAGGAGGAAGAGACTCCCCTGCCCTGTCCTTCTTCTGGAAGAGCCAGAAAGGGAGCCTGGTAAGAGGAAAGCCAGGACAGGGGATGGACGAGATGCTGGAGAGGAGGCGGATCTGGGCCCCGCTGCGATGCTCAGCACCCATGCATCTCACGTGCTCTTCTTCTATGTAGGAAACAAGAGGGTGGCTCTGACGGTTCCTCCACCATGCAGATGACAAAGGCAGGAAGATGGGGTCTTGCAGCCCGCACATCTCTAGATCTGGTTTCGGTTTCCAGGGCTTGGGAGGAAGGTTCCTCCCTGCTCTTCATCTCTACCAAAGACCCCCCTGGATGAAACGGGGCAAGCCCTCGGTGGAAGGGTCAGACTTCAGGAAGAACCTCCCTGAGTCGAGATAGTGAAGCCTgagaaggagagagtgggatggtCCCACGTGCCATTTTCACTGAGGGCAAGAGGGCTGTGATGCATTAAGTGACAGCCCACTTGAGAGCGGGAGGCTGACTGGTATGAACTTTGGAGGGCTCTGAGGGGAGAATCTTGCCAAACCACATGCCTGTGATGTCTCGCCACTGGAGCTGGGAAGGGGGGGGGTCTATCCAGGCACACAGGTGTTCGCTGCTTTCTCCTGCCTGGatccctcccccactgccctcctcccacccgaCTCAGACTCcactgcaaaacaaaacaaaagcaggtTCACCTCTTGGCCAGGTTCCGTGTCCCTTCTAGACGCTAACTCTAaagcctcccaccctccccaaggTGTTGCTCCAGCCTCTTAGAAAAGCTCCAGCCCCCAGGGCTCAGTGGCCCCCAGCTTTCAGAACCCGCACAGGCTCTGAGGCGCCAGCAATGCGCCGCCACGCTGGCTGCTCCCTCAGCATGGTGCTTCCACCTCAGCCTGgtccttttctttcttatctcaGGAATTACCGCTAGAAGATGGTGGCCATGAagaccctctctctgctgctggTGTCCCTGTTCCTGGCCGTGGTgctaggagagaaggaagagggtcACGCCAGGTAGGGGTGAGGGGGGTCACCCGCAGGGAAGGGGACTGGGGAGGTGACTGGGTTCTGGTTTTCAAGAAGGAAGTGAGAAAGGGAGGAACCCCAAGCCAAAAGGAAAGAAGCTCAACGGAAAACCTGCCAGCAGTCTGAGTACAGAGTGAGGACAGAACCAGAGAGTATTTATTACGAGCTACTCTTGCAGCCGGAGAGACTGTGGTTAGATCTCGAGAAGGACTTCTCAGTGGTTAAGTGTCTGGAATAGATGACAGCATCTCCCTCCCTAAAGAAAGCCTTAACCACTCATTTATGCATACATccgatcaatttttttttttttaaaggaagactggccctgagctaacatccattcccatcttcctctactttatatgtgagacgcctgccacagcatggcttgccaagcggtgccatgtccgcacctggcatccaaaccagcaaacccggggccgccaaagcggaacgtgggcactttaCCGCTGTGCCGTCGGGCTGGCCCCCACCTTTGATCGAATTTTATGGAGGGCCTCCTGTGTGACAGGCACAGGCGATATTTGCAAAGAGTGGACCACAAAGActtcctgccctcacagagcgtCTAAGCCCAAggggagaacagagaaagaatgaTGGACGCGAGTTGCAAACCATCACAAGTATTGTGAGGAAAAGCAGGGAGTATTATGAGTGAATACAGCAGGGGGCTCTGTCTGTCTTTTGAGGGACCAAAAGAGACTTGTGTGAGTAAAGAGTTGGGCTTTCTCAGATGCCAGGATAAGCCATATGCCCGTGTAAATTCAGCTATGTAAATATGGCCGTCAGAGCCATGTGCAAGGAGAGACAACATCATGTAGAAGTTGAGAGTATACACCTGGGCCCAGACTGCCTGGGGGTAAATTCTGAATCTGCCACCTACACCGTGTGCTAAGTTAATCTCTCTgcaccttggtttcctcattcaCAAAAAGGGGTTAtaggggccggtccggtggcgcaggggttaagtgcgcgcgctccgcttctcagcggcccggggttcgccggttcggatcccggctgcagacatggcactgcttggcacgccatgctgtggtaggcgtcccacatataaagtagaggaagatgggcacggatgttagctcagggccaggcttcctcagcaaaaagaggtggactggcagtagttagctcagggctaatctttctggaaaaaaaaaaaaaggggggaggggacaTAAATAGTGTCTACCTCCTAGAAGTATTCTGAGGATTAAACTGGGTCATGTACTAAAGGGCTTAGAGAGGGCCTGAGACATTGAAGTGCTGACTGGGAAGCAAAGAACTGAGTCAGGTGTGGCCAGGGCAAGAGGAGTAAAGGAGGGAACCAAGATTCAGTCCTTTGGGATGAGGGGGAGCCCTGATCCCGCTCTGTCCAGAAGCCAGAGCCACATACATGGAGGATGCAGGAAGTAGGCCCTTGAGTTAAAGTCCTAAAGTCCTAGGGTCTTGATGCATAGACAAGAGAGTGTCCCTATAAAAACTGACTCCCAACAAATGGGCTGGTTTGTTTTCAAATGTCAGCCTCCTGTCAGGGACAATCATTTACCCTGGCATTGTGATTCCTTGCACCCCCTCCCCCTTCCATGGAGTCCTGGTTTCTatctctccctgcctctcagaTTCCAGACTAAGGTCAGTGACTCCCAACCTCGAGGCCCCAGGTATGCTGAGGGGACTTTCATCAGTGACTACAGTATCGCCATGGACAAGATCCGCCAACAAGACTTTGTGAACTGGCTGCTGgcacagaaggggaagaagaatgaGTGAGCTATTGTACACCTCCCTCCTGTACCCCGTTCTCCGGCTCTACCTTCCTACGTTCAGACCAGGCACCATATGTGGCCACACGAGCCACATGATGCACAATTCCAGGTGGTGCCTTTCACTTAGGTGATGATGGGGAACTGGACAACATGGCGGCCCTGGCCAGGACCCTGACTTGGGCAGCAGTCCAGTCTGGGGGCAGGACTAGGGCAATCTTCCAACCCTTTTCTTCTAAGGGGAAGGGTTGGGGAAAATGTGTGGGGCTCACGGAGGATCCCCAGGGGGCTGGGGATGAAGGCAGGGAGAGCTGAGCAGCTGCCAATGACTATTTGATGGTGGCTGTTTCAGACTTTGGAAATAGGATAAACTGCCCtcatccttcctccttctctttgccAAATCTCTTTCCCTGCCCTCACTGTTTGGTCAACATGGTACATTCTGGAAAGCTATTCACTGGCAGCTGAAGACAAGCAGTGGGGAGGTTGAGTGGAGAAAGAGGTACTCTCTGCTCCTTGGGTTGAGGTACCAAAAGATTGGAGGTCTTTGGACTGGAGAATATCTGGTCTCCCCAGGCTCACCCACTTCCTAATCTTTGTCTTCCCAGTTGGAAACACAACATCACCCAGAGGGAGGCCCGGGCCCTAGAGCTGACCCATCGATCcaacaggaagaaggaggaggagagggggcagcaGGGGTGAGTCAGCCCacaggggaaggggtgagggtggggcctCCTGAGCTGCCCCTGCCTCACTGTTCCCTCTCCCAGACTCCAGAGCAGGGCAAGACCCAGAGATAAGCATCCCCTTCCATTCAGAGTTCAAAGAGGGGTCTTTATTGAACTCCTGAAGGTCAGCCTGAGATTAAGGGAGAAGCCTAGGAGGAATAGAGGGAGGATGGGGTCCTGGGAGGGGTTTTGGGGCCAGAGTTTCTAAGATTGGTGACTTCGTGTGCAGAGTCACTGAGTCAAGGAGAGGGGCAGTGAAGGAGACCGTGGGCACTGCCTTCCCTGCCAAACTTCAGGAAGGTTGTTTGTGGAACAGGGGGACCCTCCCGAGCCCTGATACCAGTTACTTTCTCTGAGAGGAGTCTGTGGCAGAGATCACTCGAAAGAGTGAATGTTCCCAGTCACCTTTTGGGTTTACTGAAATTCATTCTCGGATACTTGTAGAGGTGAATTCATGGGATGTCTCCCACCAGATTTCTGTTCGACTTTGCCTATATTGAAGAGCCCATATTTCCCTGGCTGACAGATCTGGGTGGGGCTTTGAAAGCTGAGATAACTGAGAGGCAGCTGTATTGACTCCCTCCCCCCAAGCCCAGTTCCCCCTTGGAATCCCAGGCCCTGTATTTACTCTCCTGGGTGGGCCCAGGCTAAAACAGCCTGCCTGAGGCTCTCCCCTTTGCAGCTCCCTGCCCAGGAACCCCTGCGATGAAGATTTGCTAAAGGATTTACTGATTCAAGAGCTGCTGGCCTGGCTTGTGGACCAGATGGAGCTCTACAGGCGCAGGTAGGGGAGTCTGGTGGTTTTGAGTGTCTTGCATGGTGATTATAAGCTTGAGCTTTGGGGTCAGGCAGATGCTCAGATCTTCACCCCAACAAACACTGGCAAATTATTTAGACTCTCTGAACCTTGGTGTTTTCATGAAAATCGGAGCTATTTTAACCACTTCATGGCATTATTGTGgggtttaaataagataatgtaaaGGAAAAAGCAGAGGGCAACGTCTGTGGAGTAATGAGAGTTCGTAATGTTGGCAGCTATTATTACTACTTACATTTCTTTCGAAACTTCCTCCAGGTGAGATGCTGCTCTCAATCCCCCTGCCCACCTGAGCTGAACTGTCCATCCTATTCTCAGCTTTCCCTCTGTACCCTCGTGCCATGGCACCTTCCTAGTGATGGCACCGCCATAGTTGGAGGCATGTTGTCCTTCTCTGCAGCCACTGCTGGTCTCAATGGTCCTTGAGTCTACCTCACCAGCTAGGAAGCCCTTCAATCTATTATGTCCCAGAAGCAAGGGATGGCTAAATACCATGGAGAGGGCCATGCACCCGATGGGTGAGACAGGACACCCACTCAAGATGCAGACACCAGACACCGAGGCACAGAATCCAAAATGCACTAAGACCTTGATGCTGGGAAGCTAGTGAGGGAGTGAGGGAACAAATCTGTGACAGTTTCCTGTAAGAGggtaagaaaggagagaggaaggtgaCCAGAACAATGGGGAAGAGAGTATGAGAACATCTCCACAGGAAGGTGGGTAAcattctctgtgcttattttgAATACTTATAATTAGAAAGGTAATTTGGAGGTAGGAGCAACTGAACTATGGCTGGTTTCCAAGATAAATTTACTTCGCTGACTCCAAGCTGAAAATGAACCTCCTCTCCaccacttcccctcctctctccacagATTTCAGTGACTCTCACCAAAGCCAGCTCAGGACTGGACTCTGCCCTTCACTTACTCAGCTCCTGCCTCAGCCCCATTCCAGGGTGCCCAAGAGAAGCCAAATCAATAAAGTTTAAGCTGAAATAAATCTTTATGCCTATTGTCGAAACTTATTCAAATGTCTACTGAGCACTAAcagtgtgtctgtctgtgtgtgcgtgccaCCCAATGAAAAGGAGATAGGGCGCTTATCCATCTGATAATTCATCTGTTTATTCTGCAAACACTTATTGGAAACTTAGCATAGGCAGCGACCGTGCTGaacactggggatacagcaatgatggagacagacacaggacACGGCTCTCCCTCAATGTTTACACCCTAGTGACGGAGGCAGACCTGAATCTttaaacacacaaacatattAATAATCACATAACATGCTACATTATGTGAAGAAAGACTAGGGTGTTATGAGAGGACAGAGAAGCCTTATCCAGATGGAGTGGGGAGCCAGGAGGGCCTCTCTcaggaaatgacatttaaatgGGCAGATAAAGGATGAGGGacccttaataaatattagccagTGTTATTACTTATACAGCAAAATGGGCAGTAGAGAGAATAGCACAAGTCGAGGCTggcagggggcagaggcagggccttAAAGGCCATGTTAAAGCTTTTGGATTTTATCCTCAGTGCAAGGGCAAGTCCTTGAAGGATTCTAAGCAGGGGcaggtcagagaaaatctatttGCATTCCAAAGCAATCACACCGATGACAGGGAGGATTATACTGAGATGAACAGGGatgaaagtggaagaggaagaccAGCGAAGAGGCTCTTGCAGGATTGCAGGTTTCCACTGGGGTGATGGTAGTGCAGGTGGAGGCAAGTGGACAGTTTGTCCAAACGACAGTACCTCTATCTTCCGGTGTTCAAAGCTTCCCTACCTCGGTCTGCTGCCTTCTCCCAATGCCCCACATCCACAGAAAGCAAGgctgtctctccttctccccgTTGCCGTGGGTTATCTTTGCCTGGGAtgacctcccctctccccttgaTCTAGCCATATTTTAGTAGAGTCAAACACACCTAGATTCAAATCGCTTACTAGGTCTGTGACTTGGCAAGTTAGTTCCTCTCTCTGAAGCTcagttttccatctgtaaaaataagattaaaaagtacccacctcatagggttgAGGTAAGTATTAAGATAAGGCCTGGTACAAAGTAAATGGTCAATAAAAGTTAacctttgttattattattcacacTACCTAAAGCTCAGTTTAAAAATACAagggtaggggccagcccagtggcatagtggttaagtctgtgtgctccactttggccacccgCATTtggcggtttggatcctgggcgtggacctacacattgctcatcaagccaagctgtgctggcatcccacatacaaagtaaaggaagattggcaggatgttagctcagggccaatcttcctcacaaaaataaaataaaataaaagtacaagGGTATTAGTTTAAAATCAGGGAGTGGCATCCTGGATTGGCTGAAGGGCTAGGCCAGTAAACATTAATGAGCAAAGTGGGGAGGGTGTAAGACAATGGGAAAGATAGGGACTGTGAAAATGGAAGAGACTGCTACCTAAAGGCATCCTGGTGACCAAACAAAAATTCTTCTGAGAACTGAATTTGCCTGAGGGCTACCAGTTTGCGATCTCTTCCAGCTCTGGCATTTTTGGTTTCCTCTCCTCTAAACTCCTGGAGGACTGAGAGTGTTTACCACACCATTTAGAGCATGCCTTTGCTCAAAAGATATATTTTAGTGATTCTCCATGATAGAACTGATTGTCTTGGGGACGAGTTTGGCTCTCTCTTTCTAGCGTCTTGGGTATCTCTGGGAATCAGTGAATCAGAAaagcttactttttaaaaaattttgtacaatgttcttttttttttttgaggaagattagccctgagctaactactgccagtgctcctctttttgctgaggaagactggccctgagctcacatccgtgcccacctttactttataggtgggatgcctaccacagcatggcttgtcaagcggtgccatgtccagacctgggatccgaaccagcgaaccccgggctgcagagaagtgaaacgcgtgaacttaactgctgcgccactggggcTAGCCCCATACAAATTTTGTACAATGTTCTTACTATGGACCAGGCATAGAGCTCAGTACTTTATAAGCATCACTTTTTCCCAACTTTtgaagtttttaattatttttttggtttttgttcttcaaaTTTATAAACACCATTTTTGAAAAATCGTGGTGATCTCATTTAAAGCCTCATCACAACCCTTTAAGATAATAACATAGTAACTGTTGACGCCGGACTACACTGCCTCCAGGAGGCAGAGAATTAAAAGCACATGCTCTCAGCCACCTTGCCACAAGGCCAGTGCGCCACTTAAAGCAAGTGAGGGCATCTGTGATGGGCATGCATTCAACGGTGTACTGGAGCAGAGCGCTTCTGAGAGCCATCGTTAAATtgtcaggaattttgtgagcagGTTGTAAAACCATtgatagcttgaaattggccatggtcagagtatttacaccatggaaagtGGCAAATGCTGTAAATCAGAGCTCCTCCTTCCCAACCTGGAGAGGTGGTTGTtcaacatttaccagcacatgACTGGTCACCACActttctctaaaatgataaagGAGAACAAATGTGTCTGAATAAGGAAATAAGCAGGTCTGCTTGAGGGTAGAAATGAGGTTTGTCAAGGGCCAATGTGTGTACCTAAGAGTATGTTAGTGTGCAGTTGACGGGATGAATAGTTAAATCTGAGGTCATGAGTGTGAGTGAGGGATCAGTGTGTGTAACCTAAGTCATACAGTGTGAGTCAAAGAGTGAGAAACGAAGCAGGTGTGTCCAGATGGTATCAGTGAATGCCTAAGGTACCAAGGTTTTGTGTTAAGACTGGTGTAGTAAGAATGAGCGTGTGagggccagcccgatggcgcagcagttaagtgcgcacgttccacttatcggcagcccggggttcgccggttcagatcccaggtgcagacatggcactgctgggcaagccatgctgtggtaggcgtcccacgtgtaaagtagaggaagatgggcatggatgttagctcagggccagtcttcctcagcaaaaagaggaagattggcagtagttagctcagggctaatcttcctcaaaaaaaaaaaaaaaaaagaatcagtgtgtgtatgtatagggCTAGAGTGTTTTTATGGAGGGGGTGGGTAGGTATATTGGAGGTGGTCAGTGGGTACGAGATTGTGTCTGAAAAGGCTAGTATGTGTTGGAGGGGACAAATCTGTGTCGGAGAAAGTATAAGTTTGTGTCTTATAGGAGCTTATGCTATCTGAGTTTAGTGTCTCAGGGTACATATGAAAGTGAATCTGAAGGTATGACTCTGAAAGGCTGAATGATTGTTTTAGCTTTGGTCCTTGCATCCTTTAAGATTATATTCCGCTTCAAATAACAGGAAAACACACAATAACAGTAGCTTTAGCATGATAGAACATTATCTCTCTTTCTCATAAACATCCAGAAgcaggcagccctgggctggTGTGACAGCTCTGCTCCACAAAattctcagggacccaggctcatTGGGCTCATGGTTCCCTCATCCCTCAAGGCCCAAAATGGCAACTAAATATTCTGCCACCAATCTCTGCTCCCatccttttttatccttttacttgAAACGTctctagggggccggcctggtggcgcagcggttaagttcgcacgttccgcttcttgccggcccggggtttgccggtttggatcccaggtgcagacacggcaccgcttggcacgccatgctgtggtaggtgtcccacatataaagcagaggaagatgggcacggatgttccaggcttcctcagcaaaaaagaggaggactggaagtagctagctcagggctaatcttcctcaaaaaaaaaaaaaaaaaaccaacaacaacaaacagaaaccTCTCTGGTAATATTATTCACATTCATGCTTTCATCTTGATCTGTAGCCCAGTCTAGCTCTTTCTGTAGAACTTTAGACCAGTACATCCAAATGACAATTGGCCGTTTCTCCTGTGATGCCTCACAGACTTCAAGTCCAATATATTCAGAAACTACTCATAAGTATTTGCCCAACTTCATCCTtggtctcctcccacccccaatggCACCACCCTGTTGCCCAAGCCAGGAAACTGAGCATCCTGCTGACTTTTCCCACTCACTCTGCCCTGATCTTAGCAGTTTTCCCATTCCACCTTCTTAATATGTCCTGAATCTGTCCCATTCTCTCTATCCTTACTGCCACTGTCTTAGTTCCGGCCCGCATTTCTAGTTTGGACGGCTATAACCGACTTAATTAAGTCTAGGTTGccactaattttttaaaacaaaaatttgaggggttggccccgtggccgagtggttaagttcgcgcgctccgctgcaggcagcccagtgtttcgtcggttcgaatcctgggcgccgacatggcactgctcatcaaaccacgctgaggcggcgtcccacatgccacaactagaaggacccacaatgaagaatagacaactatgtaccggggggctttggggagaaaaagaaaaaaaaaattgaccttATTCCTCGCTGACTTAAGAATCCTCCGTTAGCTCCTTGTTTGTTAGACTCAGTACGTTATCAAAATCACCTATGGAGCTTCTTAAACAAACAGATGACCGATTCCACCCCAAACCTGACGAATAACAATCACAGCTGATATTtatttatgtgccaggcattgtactaAATGCTTTGTTATCTATTTTctgacttaatcctcacaatgacttcaTGCGTTAGTACTACTCTTTCACAACTGTAGAAGGTGGGACACAAGAGATTAAGGAATTTGCCTGAAGTTACCAGACCATATGCAGTGGAAGTGAACTATGGAGCCAGGCAATCTAACTCCAGAGTCCAAGTTATTAACCGTAAGGCCTTTCCCAGTCAGAATTTCTGCGCGTGATTCCAAAAGGGAAGCTCCAACAGCGTGGAATGGATTCTGTTTTATGCTCAATACGGAATCCTTGGAGCTCAACTCAGGACCTGACACTTAGTAGGCAGCTAATGAGCACTGTTGGCCTCCAGACGATGGCGGTGGAGGGGCCgtcgagggagggagggagggtccgAGGCGTCCACGACGGTGCGGAGCACGAGGCCGCACAAAGCCGACAGGCTCTCGGCATCCCGGCCGCCCGCCCTCCCCGCCGCCAAGCTTCGCGGAGCTGGGCCACCCGCGGAAGGCGGGGCCGCCGGGCCCCTGGCGGAGGGAGACTTTCGGCCCCGCGGAAGGAAGTGGACGCATAGCTTCCGGCGCGCGGAGATGACGCGCGGCCCGCGCTTCCGCATTGGGGAGCCGGCGGCGGATCTCCGGACGCGGGGAGCTGGGGTCCCGGCAGCGGGGCGGCCCGCGGGCCCTGGGCGGGGATGCACCGCCGCGGGGTGGGAGCCGGCGCCATCGCCAAGAAGAAGCTTGCCGAGGTGAGGGCAAGAAGGAAGACCCACGGCCGCCCCTGACCCGCCAGAGCGACGTCTCTCGGAGCAGAGCTCTGTAGCCTCTCATCGCCTCCCGACAGAATCTGACACGGGCTTCTCGCGTCCCTGGAAACTGAGTTTCTCTAGCTTCCGGTGGATTGGAATGTCAGCATCCCCAGATCCACCAGCCCTTTCCCCTGCTTCCCCAAATTTAACTACAGACGAGTCGTCTATTCGACTTCCTCATCCCTCTCCCTAAGAAAAACCATTTAAGAGAGACCCTCCTCTTTTCATACTTCTGCTGAGGCAGTGCAAGTGGGAGCCTCCAGCGCCCACTCTCTCAACTCATGTCGGTCTCTTTGTCTGACAGGCCAAATATAAGGAGCGAGGGACTGTCTTGGCTGAGGACCAGCTGGCCCAGGTGAGTCGGTTGGAGGGCTCCAGGCAGGAAGGGAGACCTGACAAGGCTGGACAGGGCACCTTTGATATAAACTAGATTGTTTGGATTGAACTAAAAATAGAGTATTTTGGCAAACCTCGATTTATGGGCTGCTGAGATCTTTTAGGGGACTTGCTAATAACAATGGTGACAAACATGTTTGAGTGATTACTTGCTTATATCGTCCCAGGCACgtgcccattttttttctttcttccttccttccttcctccctccctccctcagctaacatctgccgccaatcctctttttgctgaagaaggctggaTCCAAGCTAACACGTGTGCCCATCTTctttatatgtgcatatatacatgcatgcatgccctctgctttatatgtgggacacctgccacagcatggcttgacaagcagtgtgtaggtccaaagCGGGgcaccctgggctaccaaagcagaatgtgtgaacttaactgctgtgccactgggctggcccccattttcaTTACATAtactatctcctttttttctttgccccaaagccccgcagtacacagttgtatattctagttcttctgtggtccttctggttctgctgtgtgggacgctgccccagaaTGCTTtgcgagcagtgctaggtccccgcccaggatctgatcggatgaaaccctgggctgccgaagcagagcacaaactCGACCCctcggccacaggccggcccctgcatacactatgtttttcatttctcctcccAGTTCTGTCAGGAAGGAACTCTATTCTTCCCAGTTTAGAATTGAGGATACTGAAGTGTTGAGTAATTTATCCGAGGTTATATgcttagtaagtggtagagctgttTGATTTCGGTCTTCTggggtttttattttaaatgcctaagaataacatgaaaatattgcctaACCTGTGGCACCCTCTGCCACCACCATCATATCTAGGTGCAGACCAGAAATGTGTGTGAGTGATGGGGTTGCGGCTCCTGCACGGGTTCCTTCTTAGCGCTTCCCTTTTCTGTCCGTGCCCTGAGTTTACTCAGTTACTGTGCCTCGTGAAGAAGAGGAGGCGGTGAAGCAGGGAAGTGGGCCCTTGAACTGAGGAGAGATAGTAGACCCAGGCTCTGCTCTTCAAAAGCTCCCACTCACAGGGGAGATGACATGCGGAAATCAATTAGAAATGGTGATtataataattcataagtttCTAATATGTAGCAAATGAGGAGATGCTGGCCCAGGAGTGGTTACTCTTGGGGTAGAAGATAGGCTTCGTTAGTTAGGGAAAGAGAAGGGGTGATAGGATGTAGGAAAATCCCCACACCATTTGTGCTTAGTTTTGGAATGTAATCCGGTAGACCCACACCCCTCCCTCAGGGATTCCTTATCTGGAGTTGATGCCCAAGGAGGTCCATGAGTCAGAGATGAAAGAACACTGCACACCTAATTCATGCCAGGCTTCCTTTCTGTCAGTGGCTGAAGATTTCCCACTGGGTGAATCCTGCATTCCCtcatttttaagacaaaatgGATTATTAGGTGCACCTTAAATTTAATAACAGTTtttctgggaaaaagaaaagaagtaccACATTAG
Coding sequences:
- the GIP gene encoding gastric inhibitory polypeptide; amino-acid sequence: MVAMKTLSLLLVSLFLAVVLGEKEEGHARFQTKVSDSQPRGPRYAEGTFISDYSIAMDKIRQQDFVNWLLAQKGKKNDWKHNITQREARALELTHRSNRKKEEERGQQGSLPRNPCDEDLLKDLLIQELLAWLVDQMELYRRRFQ